The DNA region TTCTCGGAAATGAGCACCGGAACATGCGCTCGACCGTTGTGCACGGCAATCGTAAGACCGACCATGTCAGGCAGAATCATCGAACGTCGCGACCAAGTTTTAATCGGCCGGCGATCGTTGTTTGCGGCGGCCGTTTCGACTTTCTTCATCAAATGAAGATCTACAAAAGGCCCTTTTCTTACGGAACGTGGCACTGTCGTTACCTCTTTAACTATTTCTTCTTAGAACGGCGACGGACAATCATATTGTCGGTACGCTTGTTCTTACGTGTCTTATACCCTTTGGTCGGCACACCCCATGGCGTCACAGGATGACGTCCACCGGAAGTACG from Pseudomonadota bacterium includes:
- the rpsS gene encoding 30S ribosomal protein S19, coding for MPRSVRKGPFVDLHLMKKVETAAANNDRRPIKTWSRRSMILPDMVGLTIAVHNGRAHVPVLISENMVGHKLGEFAITRTYKSHAGDKKSK